One Candidatus Hydrogenedentota bacterium DNA window includes the following coding sequences:
- a CDS encoding Gfo/Idh/MocA family oxidoreductase — MARVGFGIIGCGNIGPVHAAAIAASKSAKLVAVSDVFEPVGRRLADKYGVELYTDYNRLLERKDIQAVCLCVPSGLRMEIAVACARAGKHVLSEKPLDVTTKRIDKIIAATEKAGVRLGCIFQSRFAEANRLIKQAIDQGRFGKLVLGDAYIKWYRSPEYYASGAWRGTKKLDGGGALMNQGIHQIDLLQWFMGPVAKVRAQTTRALHAGLEVEDLATVMLEFKSGAFGVIEGSTAIWPGHPARVEVHGTDGSAYVEDGAIKFWQFKKARAVDKKVAAMMNCESELGSGAGDPLSSLKIGGHLLQIEDFAQAILKDRPAYIDGREGRNAVALIEAIYKSAETGKAVTL, encoded by the coding sequence ATGGCGCGAGTGGGATTCGGCATCATCGGCTGCGGGAACATCGGCCCCGTGCACGCGGCGGCCATCGCCGCCTCCAAGTCCGCGAAACTGGTCGCGGTCTCCGACGTGTTTGAGCCTGTCGGCCGCCGGCTGGCGGACAAATACGGCGTGGAGCTTTACACCGACTACAACCGCCTGCTGGAGCGGAAGGACATCCAGGCGGTGTGCCTGTGCGTGCCCAGCGGGCTGCGCATGGAGATCGCCGTGGCCTGCGCGCGGGCCGGGAAACACGTGCTGTCGGAGAAGCCCCTCGATGTGACCACGAAACGCATTGACAAGATCATCGCCGCCACGGAAAAGGCGGGGGTCCGGCTCGGTTGCATTTTCCAGAGCCGCTTCGCCGAGGCAAACCGCCTCATCAAGCAGGCCATTGACCAGGGGCGCTTTGGAAAACTGGTGCTCGGCGACGCGTACATCAAGTGGTACCGGTCGCCGGAATACTACGCCAGCGGCGCGTGGCGCGGCACGAAAAAACTGGACGGCGGCGGCGCGCTCATGAACCAGGGCATCCACCAGATTGACCTGCTCCAATGGTTCATGGGCCCCGTGGCGAAGGTGCGGGCGCAGACCACCCGCGCCCTGCATGCCGGACTGGAGGTCGAGGATCTGGCGACGGTCATGCTGGAGTTCAAGAGCGGGGCCTTCGGCGTGATCGAGGGCAGCACCGCCATCTGGCCGGGCCATCCGGCGCGCGTGGAGGTCCACGGCACCGACGGCAGCGCCTATGTCGAGGACGGGGCGATCAAGTTCTGGCAGTTCAAGAAGGCGCGGGCTGTGGACAAGAAAGTGGCGGCCATGATGAACTGCGAGTCCGAGCTGGGCTCCGGCGCGGGCGACCCCCTGAGCAGCCTCAAGATCGGGGGACACCTGCTCCAGATCGAGGACTTCGCCCAGGCCATCCTGAAGGACCGCCCGGCGTACATTGACGGGCGCGAGGGCCGCAACGCCGTCGCGCTCATTGAGGCCATTTACAAATCCGCCGAAACCGGCAAGGCGGTGACACTGTGA
- a CDS encoding AAA family ATPase, which produces MSAAVMSQDSDLSRIVRASFAPAESQPPVEAERALLGALLLSPDRALPEVRGILEATKDPFAVGQHREVWTAIVDLADSGKPVDPATVTEYLRAHGGPLAPNAEQVSALTDSAPTSCHAPAYARDVAAAARARDAERTAALLAGCLRNGDTADAAALAARVVELTTGSADEGLVPSDILGAPEPPEPLFRNGPPPGTFGVLLGDSGLGKSHCVLTLAVSSATGFTVWPSFAPARPLRVAVVAAEDSREIVRKRLLTLCAYSRVPQNALREAFNEGRLAVFNDMGTLFTLSENGAVVQTAAYEKLRQWVRQNKPDVLFLDPLASIMEIQENDNGSMNAIAQELARLAESTGCAVVVSHHVNKLSAAAGGRADQHAARGGSALTCRSRWVALLAREDRKGLFLGIVKNSYGPGAHVALERTEHGALVEVDTRRNAEQAAHELVQWLRDNPRAAVTESGIRNQRNAGRELTDALDWTPAHALEALKTAEAHRLVRREQRTPEGGGRAYEAIVPTGTFQSMGEVADNDCPF; this is translated from the coding sequence ATGTCTGCCGCTGTAATGTCCCAAGATTCAGACCTTTCGCGGATTGTCCGCGCCAGTTTCGCCCCCGCCGAAAGCCAGCCGCCTGTTGAGGCTGAGCGCGCCCTGCTGGGAGCCCTGCTACTCTCCCCGGACCGCGCCTTGCCGGAGGTGCGCGGAATCTTGGAGGCGACAAAGGACCCCTTCGCCGTCGGCCAACACCGCGAGGTCTGGACCGCGATTGTTGACCTTGCCGACTCCGGGAAACCTGTTGACCCCGCCACGGTGACGGAGTACCTCCGGGCGCATGGGGGACCGCTGGCCCCAAATGCCGAGCAGGTGTCCGCCCTGACAGATTCCGCGCCGACCTCATGCCATGCGCCCGCATACGCGCGGGACGTTGCCGCCGCCGCCCGTGCCCGTGACGCCGAACGGACCGCCGCGTTGCTGGCCGGGTGCCTGCGGAACGGAGACACCGCAGACGCCGCCGCGCTGGCCGCGCGCGTGGTGGAACTCACCACCGGGTCCGCAGACGAGGGCCTTGTGCCGTCTGACATTCTCGGCGCGCCGGAACCGCCGGAACCGCTTTTCCGGAACGGTCCACCGCCGGGAACGTTCGGCGTGCTCTTAGGTGACAGTGGCCTCGGGAAGTCTCATTGTGTTCTAACGCTGGCCGTGTCCAGCGCGACAGGCTTCACTGTCTGGCCGAGCTTCGCACCCGCCCGTCCGTTGCGTGTCGCCGTTGTCGCCGCTGAAGATTCGCGCGAGATTGTCCGCAAGCGACTGCTTACCTTGTGCGCATACTCCCGCGTCCCGCAGAACGCTCTCCGCGAGGCGTTCAATGAGGGCCGTCTTGCCGTGTTCAATGACATGGGAACCCTGTTCACTCTGTCGGAAAACGGGGCCGTCGTACAGACTGCGGCATACGAAAAGCTCCGGCAATGGGTGCGCCAGAATAAACCGGACGTGCTTTTTCTTGACCCGCTGGCGTCCATTATGGAGATTCAGGAAAACGACAACGGGAGCATGAACGCCATAGCCCAGGAGCTGGCGCGTCTGGCCGAGTCTACCGGGTGCGCCGTGGTAGTGAGTCACCACGTCAACAAACTTAGTGCCGCAGCCGGAGGCCGTGCCGACCAGCACGCCGCGCGTGGTGGAAGTGCTCTGACATGTCGGTCTCGTTGGGTAGCCCTTCTGGCCCGTGAGGACAGAAAAGGCCTGTTCCTGGGAATCGTGAAAAACAGCTACGGACCCGGTGCGCATGTCGCGCTGGAAAGGACGGAGCACGGCGCGCTTGTTGAGGTGGACACCCGCCGCAACGCCGAACAGGCCGCGCATGAGCTTGTCCAGTGGCTACGCGACAACCCCCGCGCCGCCGTCACGGAATCGGGTATCCGAAACCAGCGCAACGCTGGCCGGGAACTGACAGACGCTTTGGACTGGACACCCGCGCACGCGCTGGAAGCTCTCAAAACCGCCGAAGCTCACCGCCTTGTCCGCAGGGAACAGCGGACACCGGAGGGCGGTGGAAGGGCCTATGAGGCGATTGTTCCCACTGGAACATTCCAGAGCATGGGGGAGGTGGCGGACAATGATTGCCCATTCTGA
- a CDS encoding uroporphyrinogen decarboxylase, producing the protein MRRDEDTRNGEGPLLVRALRGDAVERTPVWLMRQAGRTDPAYLAFREAHPLPLQDLFSSAEAAAQITLLPARLGVDALIVFQDILTPLGPMGAPFRFAPEPVIENPLDGPEALLALRPLDPAADMPHAAPLFRSVLQEADGLPVLGFAGAPLTLLAFLAEGRGFRDGIPRTRALLSEHPDAAEAVLGVLADSVAAWLGHQFDCGAAAVQLFESAAHLFMPEEYRRFALPFQQRVFGALRGRGTTIHFAHFPDAAPPPRLLADAGADVLSLPVPLSVAEARAELGANTVVQGNLDNQLLASGPLDAVDAAALECLRQGGGRGHVFNLGHGLLRETPHEHVVHLLSLVRSVRWDR; encoded by the coding sequence ATGAGAAGGGACGAGGACACCCGCAACGGAGAGGGCCCCCTGCTGGTCCGCGCGCTGCGCGGCGACGCGGTGGAGCGCACTCCCGTTTGGCTCATGCGCCAGGCGGGGCGCACCGACCCGGCCTATCTCGCGTTCCGCGAGGCCCATCCCCTGCCCCTTCAGGACCTGTTTTCCAGCGCGGAGGCCGCCGCGCAAATCACCCTGCTGCCCGCGCGCCTGGGCGTGGACGCCCTCATTGTCTTCCAGGACATCCTGACCCCCCTGGGCCCCATGGGCGCGCCATTCCGCTTCGCGCCCGAACCGGTCATTGAGAACCCCCTGGACGGGCCGGAGGCCCTGCTCGCCCTTCGCCCGCTCGACCCCGCCGCCGACATGCCCCATGCGGCGCCGCTCTTCCGTTCGGTGCTCCAGGAGGCCGATGGTCTGCCGGTTCTGGGCTTTGCGGGCGCGCCGCTCACCCTGCTGGCCTTTCTCGCCGAGGGCCGGGGCTTCCGGGACGGCATCCCGCGCACCCGCGCCCTGCTGTCGGAACACCCCGACGCCGCCGAGGCGGTGCTGGGTGTGCTGGCCGATTCTGTGGCGGCGTGGCTCGGGCACCAGTTCGACTGCGGCGCGGCGGCGGTCCAGCTCTTCGAGTCCGCCGCGCACCTGTTCATGCCGGAGGAGTACCGGCGTTTCGCCCTGCCCTTCCAGCAGCGCGTCTTCGGCGCCCTCCGGGGCCGGGGCACGACCATCCACTTCGCCCATTTCCCCGACGCGGCGCCGCCGCCGCGCCTGCTCGCCGACGCGGGGGCGGACGTCCTCAGCCTGCCCGTCCCACTGTCCGTCGCTGAAGCGCGCGCGGAACTCGGCGCGAACACGGTGGTGCAGGGGAATCTGGACAACCAGCTGCTCGCGTCCGGCCCCCTGGACGCCGTGGACGCGGCGGCGCTGGAGTGCCTGCGCCAGGGCGGCGGCAGGGGCCATGTCTTCAACCTCGGCCACGGCCTGCTCCGGGAAACGCCCCACGAACATGTAGTACACTTGCTCTCCCTGGTGCGCTCCGTGCGGTGGGACCGTTAA
- a CDS encoding Gfo/Idh/MocA family oxidoreductase gives MTERVLTIGLVGAGMFGGDVHLRTYAQLQRGGLPPWLGRLGLDDRARELGDIRVNFVALATNTEASGLRKREEFAAHGPDFALYHGETPWVDLLNGFPDLDILAVATPDHLHTAPILAALERGVHVITEKPMTLDANEADAVLVAARKANRIVGVDMHKRYDPDHLRLRDDIANRIGDPLYGRAVLEEPLSVSTGAFAKWAGKSDPFSYVGCHWTDLYVAYFGVKPVSLHAVGQKKKLRRDFNLDAFDAVQVKVQFDNGMSIDFINSWILPEGFEGPVNQESQLFGTDGLVESDSQYRGLRFLHRGGGMRTANTHFTRDVPRESGPPAYVGYGVDSLVVCVEKVAEMKFLGKTLDELAPHYPNAEQARVSVLIVHAAREVVRRNHEYLEKGLGAPVTAIFNRNGITVFDPYAGPARIYTNPV, from the coding sequence ATGACGGAACGTGTCCTCACCATAGGACTCGTCGGCGCCGGCATGTTCGGCGGCGACGTGCATCTGCGCACCTATGCCCAGCTCCAGCGCGGCGGCCTGCCACCCTGGCTGGGACGTCTCGGGCTGGATGACCGCGCCCGGGAACTGGGCGACATCCGCGTGAATTTCGTCGCCCTCGCCACGAACACCGAGGCCAGCGGCCTGCGCAAGCGGGAGGAGTTCGCCGCGCACGGCCCGGACTTCGCCCTGTACCACGGCGAGACCCCCTGGGTGGACCTTCTGAACGGCTTCCCCGACCTCGACATCCTCGCCGTGGCCACGCCGGACCACCTGCACACGGCGCCCATCCTGGCGGCGCTGGAGCGCGGCGTCCACGTCATCACGGAAAAGCCCATGACGCTGGACGCCAACGAGGCGGACGCGGTGCTCGTGGCGGCGCGGAAGGCCAACCGCATCGTGGGCGTGGACATGCACAAGCGCTACGACCCCGACCACCTGCGCCTGCGCGACGACATCGCAAACCGCATCGGCGACCCGCTCTACGGGCGCGCCGTGCTGGAGGAGCCGCTGTCAGTGTCCACCGGGGCCTTCGCGAAGTGGGCCGGGAAGAGCGACCCCTTCAGCTATGTGGGCTGCCACTGGACCGACCTCTATGTCGCCTACTTCGGCGTCAAGCCCGTGTCCCTCCACGCCGTCGGCCAGAAAAAGAAGCTCCGCCGCGACTTCAACCTGGACGCGTTCGACGCCGTGCAGGTGAAGGTCCAGTTCGACAATGGCATGAGCATTGACTTCATCAACAGCTGGATCCTGCCGGAGGGTTTTGAGGGGCCGGTCAACCAGGAGAGCCAGCTTTTCGGCACCGACGGGCTGGTGGAGTCCGACAGCCAGTACCGGGGCCTGCGCTTTCTGCACCGGGGCGGGGGCATGCGCACGGCCAACACCCACTTCACCCGCGACGTGCCCCGGGAAAGCGGCCCGCCCGCCTATGTCGGCTACGGCGTGGACAGCCTCGTGGTCTGTGTGGAAAAGGTGGCGGAAATGAAGTTCCTGGGGAAAACCCTGGACGAGCTGGCCCCCCACTATCCCAACGCCGAACAGGCCCGCGTCTCCGTGCTCATCGTGCACGCCGCCCGCGAGGTGGTCCGGCGCAACCACGAATACCTGGAAAAGGGCCTCGGCGCGCCCGTGACGGCCATCTTCAACCGGAACGGCATCACGGTCTTCGACCCCTACGCCGGACCGGCGCGCATCTACACCAACCCGGTGTGA
- a CDS encoding helix-turn-helix domain-containing protein, with protein sequence MYLRVAQVAEELQCSPVTVYRLVASGRLAAVRLGRDLRISREALAALAVGFESASGAVTPGAKRKGPASCN encoded by the coding sequence ATGTATTTACGGGTTGCCCAAGTCGCCGAAGAACTTCAATGTTCCCCGGTTACAGTTTACCGCTTGGTTGCCTCCGGGCGGCTGGCCGCTGTCCGTCTTGGGCGCGACTTGCGCATATCCCGCGAGGCGCTGGCCGCGCTGGCCGTCGGATTTGAATCCGCCTCCGGGGCTGTAACTCCAGGGGCAAAAAGAAAAGGCCCCGCCAGCTGTAACTAG